A part of Methanohalobium evestigatum Z-7303 genomic DNA contains:
- a CDS encoding TIGR00297 family protein: MADVSRYIKDLDYEHCKQLIHIVFGFVLLLFPFVSIYSLLAGSVFVLILLRYIPEESVLYCIVHDNPSYYPNQPKKPKIRSSYNLVVSITILLLIGAILDFTSFSYPLYVISGAFAISTFGVSTANYVNRKIAYKKYTLTLTSIIVLLGVGIITSFLSSSWIIFWQNTPITYGMVFFVSVIGAITGALFESIPSNIDTNFIVPLGCGMVMWMFAAFGYFVPPLQMSFAFAFSLLLGILAYKAGIADISALLSAALLGVLIIGFGDFFWFILLLMFFILGGIFTKYKYKYKESIGIAQSEGGIRSYENVFSNSTAALCLAIAYGIYPEYSSLIIFAYLGAVATATGDTLASEIGTTAKAKPRIITTLKPTNPGTDGAISVLGEIAAVLGSICIGLLAYLFGMVDNLLLSLVIGTAGGFIGTNIDSLIGATIQEKHFLSNSGVNFVATFAGALISGILYILMYKLF, encoded by the coding sequence ATGGCGGATGTATCACGTTATATCAAAGACCTTGATTATGAACACTGCAAACAGCTGATTCATATTGTATTTGGGTTTGTACTACTGTTGTTTCCTTTTGTGAGTATTTACAGTTTATTGGCGGGTTCTGTCTTTGTTCTAATCCTTTTGAGATACATTCCAGAAGAATCGGTTCTTTACTGTATTGTTCATGATAACCCCTCATATTATCCTAATCAACCCAAAAAGCCGAAAATAAGAAGTTCATATAATCTTGTAGTATCAATAACTATTCTTCTGTTAATAGGAGCTATTCTTGATTTTACTTCTTTTTCATATCCGCTGTATGTAATTTCAGGTGCATTTGCAATTTCCACTTTCGGTGTAAGTACTGCAAATTATGTAAATCGTAAAATAGCATATAAAAAATATACATTAACATTGACATCTATCATTGTTCTGCTCGGTGTGGGCATAATCACGTCGTTTCTGTCAAGTTCATGGATTATATTCTGGCAAAATACACCCATCACCTACGGCATGGTTTTTTTTGTTTCAGTGATAGGAGCTATAACAGGGGCTTTATTTGAATCTATACCTTCAAATATTGATACTAATTTCATTGTTCCGCTTGGATGTGGGATGGTAATGTGGATGTTTGCTGCTTTTGGCTACTTTGTACCACCGCTTCAGATGTCTTTTGCATTCGCATTTTCTCTACTTTTGGGGATTTTGGCCTATAAAGCAGGAATAGCAGACATTTCAGCACTACTCAGTGCAGCGCTTCTTGGAGTTTTGATAATTGGTTTTGGTGATTTCTTCTGGTTTATATTGCTGTTAATGTTTTTCATACTTGGAGGAATCTTTACCAAATACAAGTACAAATACAAGGAATCCATTGGTATTGCACAATCTGAGGGAGGTATTCGCAGTTATGAAAATGTGTTCAGCAATAGTACAGCTGCATTATGTCTTGCTATTGCCTATGGGATTTATCCTGAATACAGTTCTCTAATAATCTTTGCATATCTGGGGGCTGTAGCAACAGCCACCGGTGACACATTGGCAAGTGAAATAGGCACTACAGCAAAAGCAAAACCAAGGATTATTACCACATTAAAACCCACAAATCCTGGAACAGATGGTGCGATATCCGTTCTTGGAGAGATAGCAGCAGTCTTAGGTTCTATATGTATAGGGTTGTTGGCCTATCTTTTTGGGATGGTTGATAACCTTTTACTTTCGTTGGTGATAGGTACTGCGGGAGGATTTATAGGGACAAATATAGATAGCCTGATAGGGGCAACAATACAGGAAAAACATTTCCTTTCAAACAGTGGCGTTAATTTTGTTGCAACCTTTGCAGGTGCTTTAATCTCAGGAATTCTTTATATATTAATGTATAAATTATTTTAA
- a CDS encoding sensor histidine kinase: MKESEERFRTVIELAADAIIAHDFDGDIVYVNELAYENLGYTKSELLSMNIMDIEPYNENYNSRKRYRNKLSIHNSYRIETSHERKYGSIYPVEVKITRIDLDSEPVILGFCRDITTRKQAEENLIIAKLEAEATSQAKSELLANVSHELRTPLTSIIGFSDIMLKGKAGKLNNNQINYLNKIHKSGQNLLDLINDLLDLSKIESGKMELHYEKISLTEIIEDLMAKLSPLASEKGLTLDSKINPDIEYVCMDNIKLRQILYNLIYNAIKFTNNGSITTEVDFVDNNYQFSVIDTGIGIPEDKQDEIFESFKQLDSSTKRRHAGTGLGLTLVKRLVEIHGGYIEVESKYGEGSRFTFTIPMQIKIATESK; encoded by the coding sequence ATTAAAGAAAGTGAAGAAAGGTTCAGAACAGTTATAGAGCTTGCAGCTGATGCTATTATAGCCCATGATTTTGATGGTGACATTGTTTATGTAAATGAACTTGCATATGAAAATCTGGGTTATACAAAAAGTGAACTTCTTTCAATGAACATTATGGATATTGAGCCTTATAACGAAAATTATAATTCCAGAAAAAGGTACAGGAATAAGTTATCGATACATAATTCCTATCGTATAGAAACTTCTCATGAAAGAAAATACGGTTCTATTTATCCTGTAGAGGTAAAAATAACCCGAATTGATTTGGATAGTGAACCGGTTATACTTGGGTTCTGCCGTGACATTACTACACGAAAACAGGCTGAAGAGAACCTAATCATTGCAAAACTGGAAGCTGAAGCTACCAGTCAAGCAAAAAGTGAACTTCTTGCCAATGTGAGTCATGAGTTGCGCACACCTCTAACCTCAATTATAGGTTTTTCAGACATCATGCTTAAAGGAAAAGCAGGGAAATTAAACAACAACCAGATAAATTACCTGAATAAAATACACAAAAGCGGACAGAACCTGCTTGACCTTATCAACGATTTACTCGATTTATCAAAAATCGAATCCGGTAAAATGGAACTTCATTATGAAAAAATATCATTAACCGAAATCATTGAAGATTTAATGGCAAAATTGTCTCCACTTGCTTCTGAAAAAGGATTAACCCTTGATTCAAAAATTAACCCTGATATAGAGTATGTCTGTATGGATAATATAAAGCTTAGACAAATACTTTACAACCTCATATACAACGCTATAAAGTTTACAAATAATGGATCAATTACCACAGAAGTGGATTTTGTGGATAATAATTATCAATTTTCGGTTATTGATACAGGTATAGGTATACCAGAGGATAAACAGGACGAAATATTTGAATCATTTAAACAACTGGATTCAAGTACTAAAAGACGGCACGCGGGTACAGGTCTTGGATTAACACTGGTCAAAAGGCTTGTCGAAATTCATGGTGGGTATATAGAAGTTGAAAGTAAATACGGGGAAGGCAGCAGGTTTACTTTTACAATACCAATGCAGATAAAAATTGCAACTGAAAGTAAATAA
- a CDS encoding DUF420 domain-containing protein, protein MEIDIRTFALLHLIVQFLIILTVIMGVYLFKKGKIRNHCKIMPAALVVQILTVVFIMTPSMSRYVEGIIPNLLFNIELWVHHIVGLVVILLGGYIYLGFRKKIKFVVNRTKLMKSTFWMWILTFLIGLHLYLMLWLGTWPL, encoded by the coding sequence ATGGAAATTGATATCAGGACATTTGCACTTTTACATCTTATTGTACAGTTTTTAATCATTCTTACAGTTATAATGGGTGTTTACCTTTTCAAAAAAGGAAAAATCCGCAACCATTGTAAAATCATGCCAGCAGCACTTGTGGTGCAGATTTTAACAGTTGTTTTTATAATGACTCCTTCCATGTCAAGATATGTAGAAGGTATAATACCGAATTTATTGTTTAATATTGAGCTGTGGGTGCATCATATTGTTGGTTTAGTGGTTATCCTTCTTGGGGGTTATATATATCTTGGTTTCAGAAAAAAAATTAAATTTGTGGTAAATCGCACAAAATTGATGAAATCTACATTCTGGATGTGGATTTTAACCTTCCTGATTGGTCTGCATCTTTATCTGATGCTCTGGTTAGGAACATGGCCTCTTTAA
- a CDS encoding plastocyanin/azurin family copper-binding protein, whose translation MDNPEFYSPNLQQGDSFSHTFDEEGTYDYICTIHPYMEGAVTVE comes from the coding sequence ATTGATAATCCAGAATTTTATTCACCCAACCTTCAGCAGGGTGATTCATTCAGTCATACATTTGATGAAGAGGGAACATATGATTATATATGCACTATTCATCCCTATATGGAGGGGGCGGTGACAGTTGAATAA
- a CDS encoding winged helix-turn-helix transcriptional regulator, translating to MIIVTVPLTVAEDGGYEISPHDKSIEGRDDVDTSGADGTYNSFWDLPLRMQIAYVSGFVLSFVGIVKFLPFLLSVVKELFDNNENRNKVYNYIVKHPGCTIKDLSDGVGINRGSTKYHIKTLERNDKIETIKSGKYTLLIQNSATFNEIDRKIIPHLKSTTSKDLLISILNYPGITNTELSEMHYLSKSTVNWYITKFQNDDIIIAKQTGKYKKYYLNHYIKQIVPDNLIKSL from the coding sequence TTGATTATTGTAACTGTTCCATTGACGGTCGCAGAAGATGGTGGTTACGAAATATCACCGCATGATAAATCTATCGAAGGTCGTGATGATGTAGATACAAGTGGAGCTGATGGAACATACAATTCATTCTGGGACTTGCCTCTAAGGATGCAGATTGCTTATGTATCTGGATTTGTTTTGTCATTTGTAGGTATTGTCAAATTTCTACCGTTTTTATTAAGCGTTGTTAAAGAATTATTTGATAATAATGAAAACAGGAACAAGGTCTACAACTACATAGTAAAACATCCTGGTTGTACTATAAAAGATCTTTCTGATGGGGTTGGTATAAACAGAGGAAGTACAAAGTATCATATAAAAACTCTTGAAAGAAATGATAAAATTGAAACTATAAAATCTGGCAAATACACTTTATTAATCCAAAATTCTGCTACGTTTAACGAAATCGATAGAAAAATTATTCCTCATTTAAAAAGTACTACAAGCAAAGATTTGTTGATATCTATTCTGAATTATCCAGGAATAACAAATACTGAGCTTTCTGAGATGCATTATCTAAGTAAAAGTACTGTTAATTGGTACATTACTAAGTTCCAAAATGATGATATCATAATAGCTAAACAAACAGGAAAGTACAAGAAGTATTACTTGAATCATTATATTAAGCAGATTGTTCCTGATAACCTTATAAAATCATTATAA
- a CDS encoding C39 family peptidase: MKAKFSTLLMVMVLISMAFVSTASAQNNISNETQYSDKTDNISLEKARLVASYYVQYVPNVTEKVEKFQDWNDATVKKSEIFYNLKGEKSAYAFNVTVNGEYSGYILISATKDNYPVLEFSKGKIPSTIPKIKNKTESLVKEHVNKDNLTIGKAKPLYLGATFYYAQYPLKNKQGKVVNNVTVDLTTPAIVKSNKSKIKKPVIEINSSRQQKMKKEEAHRQWKSIEKRMSTGLSLSKAKVSSSELGWIDGVPAYEWYKGCSPTASAMVLGYWKNNGYPGFPEEITLIEELANAMGTSNWPEGTTWPIEIDNGIEEVCDNHGYNNFDANNDYYVSWNEVINNVNSDEPFVINMLSGGTGSGHSQPYGEHSVTCVGYSDNTEDYIFIHDTWDENTHHIAFGNWGGAMATWVNP, from the coding sequence ATGAAAGCAAAGTTTAGTACATTGTTGATGGTGATGGTACTGATAAGTATGGCATTTGTATCAACTGCAAGTGCACAAAACAATATATCCAATGAAACACAATATTCTGACAAAACGGACAACATTAGTTTAGAAAAAGCTAGGCTAGTCGCTTCTTATTATGTACAATATGTTCCAAATGTGACCGAAAAAGTTGAAAAATTCCAAGACTGGAATGATGCAACCGTAAAGAAATCAGAGATATTTTATAATCTAAAAGGTGAAAAATCTGCTTATGCATTTAATGTCACCGTAAACGGGGAATATTCAGGGTATATCCTAATTTCAGCAACAAAAGACAACTATCCTGTTCTTGAATTTTCAAAAGGTAAAATACCCAGTACTATTCCAAAAATTAAAAACAAAACTGAATCTTTAGTAAAAGAACACGTTAACAAAGATAACCTAACTATTGGAAAAGCAAAACCACTTTATTTAGGAGCAACATTTTATTATGCTCAATATCCCTTAAAAAATAAACAGGGTAAAGTTGTCAATAATGTAACGGTAGACTTGACAACACCAGCGATTGTTAAATCTAATAAATCTAAGATTAAAAAACCTGTTATAGAAATTAATTCTTCAAGACAGCAAAAAATGAAGAAAGAAGAAGCTCACAGACAGTGGAAATCCATTGAGAAAAGAATGAGTACTGGATTAAGCTTATCAAAAGCTAAAGTATCATCTAGTGAGCTAGGGTGGATTGATGGAGTACCTGCATACGAATGGTATAAAGGTTGTTCACCTACAGCATCTGCAATGGTTTTAGGGTATTGGAAAAATAATGGTTATCCTGGTTTTCCTGAAGAAATAACTTTGATAGAAGAATTAGCTAATGCTATGGGTACATCAAATTGGCCTGAAGGCACAACTTGGCCAATTGAAATTGACAACGGAATCGAAGAAGTTTGCGATAATCATGGTTATAATAATTTTGATGCAAATAACGATTATTATGTATCATGGAATGAAGTCATAAATAATGTAAACTCGGATGAACCATTTGTAATTAATATGTTGAGCGGTGGAACAGGTAGTGGTCATTCCCAACCTTATGGTGAACATAGCGTTACATGTGTTGGTTATTCAGATAATACAGAAGATTATATATTCATACATGATACATGGGATGAAAATACACATCATATCGCCTTTGGTAATTGGGGAGGAGCAATGGCGACATGGGTAAATCCTTAA
- a CDS encoding right-handed parallel beta-helix repeat-containing protein, translated as MKMKHLAYFVLFFVLISTGSVTTDTIIVDDKTGNNYTSIKKAVNDANSGDNIVVYPGKYIENIVIDKEVSIESKSKNPENTVIQSKTPEKNVIQVNSNKVNISGFKIMGVKNTNQSGVYLDRVEKCNISNSIFSKNFNGVSFFKSEWNTLVNNTVKSNKNHGIYLKKSKNNRVINNIVGSNSRYGIFLQRSINNNIITNHIQNHSNNGIMVDHSNNNFLGDNKFFDNEYGIYIHSSQSNKLKVNNISNNKIGIQGGLSNKNELINNSILKNKVGIFLYKCNGNDIIANIINENIHKGILLQYSVDNKISNNTLNSNGLGIIMEDFSSNNTVHYNSLSKNRANIRANYSINQIKNNYMNNNSSQNLNSDSHEIPFINSTFLLILIATAFVFSKNKRGNKRK; from the coding sequence ATGAAAATGAAACATCTTGCTTACTTTGTTTTATTTTTTGTATTAATTTCAACTGGTTCTGTAACAACTGATACAATTATAGTAGATGACAAAACAGGAAATAACTATACTTCCATAAAAAAAGCTGTCAATGATGCTAATTCAGGGGATAATATTGTTGTTTATCCTGGTAAATATATAGAAAATATAGTTATTGATAAAGAGGTATCCATAGAATCTAAATCCAAGAACCCAGAAAATACAGTAATTCAATCCAAAACACCAGAAAAAAATGTTATTCAGGTTAATTCTAACAAAGTGAATATAAGTGGATTTAAGATAATGGGTGTTAAAAACACGAACCAATCAGGAGTATATCTTGATAGAGTAGAAAAATGTAATATCAGTAACAGTATTTTTTCAAAAAACTTCAATGGTGTATCTTTTTTCAAATCAGAATGGAATACCTTAGTCAATAATACTGTGAAATCCAACAAAAACCATGGTATTTATTTGAAAAAATCAAAAAATAATAGAGTAATAAACAATATTGTAGGTTCAAATAGCAGATATGGTATTTTTTTACAAAGGTCTATAAACAACAATATAATTACCAATCATATTCAAAATCATAGTAATAATGGAATAATGGTAGACCACTCAAACAACAATTTCCTAGGAGATAACAAATTTTTTGATAATGAATATGGTATTTACATTCATTCTTCGCAATCCAATAAATTAAAAGTTAATAATATCTCAAACAATAAAATTGGTATCCAAGGAGGTCTTTCAAACAAAAATGAATTAATTAATAATAGTATATTAAAAAACAAAGTTGGAATCTTTTTGTACAAGTGTAATGGCAATGATATAATTGCCAATATTATAAATGAAAATATCCATAAAGGAATTCTTCTTCAATATTCTGTTGATAACAAAATAAGTAATAATACTCTAAATTCCAATGGTTTAGGAATAATCATGGAGGATTTTAGCAGTAATAATACAGTACATTATAACAGTCTGTCTAAAAATAGAGCTAATATCAGAGCAAATTATTCTATAAACCAGATTAAAAACAATTACATGAATAATAACAGTAGCCAAAATCTTAATAGTGATAGCCATGAAATACCTTTTATAAATTCCACATTTTTATTAATTTTGATTGCCACTGCATTTGTCTTTTCAAAAAATAAGAGAGGCAACAAACGGAAATGA
- a CDS encoding ammonium transporter produces the protein MYRISIKSKRITLVIATLILVLLTLTNSAYATSIEENAASITSLETTLTFVWLILSGAIVFLMHAGFSLVEAGLTRSKNTANILMKNFMTISLGVLVYWAVGWAIMYGTDAAGLVGTSQFFLSGADNSLWNSWWFQMVFAATAATIVSGAVAERMEFKAYLIYAILMVALIYPVYGHWVWSGSELALLTGADSFIVNAIGTSLHDFAGSSVVHAVGGYAALAAVIILGPRIGKFRDGEPVAIPGHNLAYAFLGTLILAFGWIGFNGGSTLDATDAYMNLVIVNTFIAAAAGAVSAMLVTWVKTGKPDPSLTANGLLAGLVAITAPCGSVENWAALIIGTIGGIIVYAGVMFNENVLKVDDPVGAISVHGYSGSWGLLSVGIFSVGLGNGILEDAVYAASVPGLIYGGVSQFLIQLVGVIVNIIWAFGASFFIFKIIDVIIGTRVSEEDEITGLDTVEHGIEAYPEHFTTESE, from the coding sequence ATGTATAGGATAAGTATAAAGAGCAAAAGAATAACTTTAGTTATTGCAACACTAATTCTCGTACTATTAACTCTTACAAATTCCGCATATGCAACATCTATCGAGGAAAATGCAGCATCAATAACCAGTTTGGAAACAACCCTTACCTTTGTCTGGCTTATACTTTCCGGTGCTATTGTGTTCCTGATGCATGCTGGTTTTTCATTAGTGGAAGCCGGACTGACAAGGTCGAAAAATACTGCCAACATTCTGATGAAAAACTTCATGACAATTTCACTTGGTGTGCTTGTGTACTGGGCTGTCGGTTGGGCTATTATGTATGGAACTGATGCCGCAGGATTAGTTGGAACCAGTCAATTCTTCCTTAGTGGAGCCGATAATTCACTCTGGAACAGCTGGTGGTTCCAGATGGTATTTGCTGCTACTGCTGCCACGATAGTTTCAGGAGCTGTAGCAGAACGGATGGAATTTAAAGCATATTTAATCTATGCCATACTGATGGTTGCTCTTATTTATCCGGTGTATGGACACTGGGTATGGAGTGGGTCGGAACTTGCACTGTTGACAGGTGCTGACAGTTTTATCGTGAATGCGATTGGTACAAGCTTGCATGATTTTGCGGGATCGAGTGTTGTACATGCAGTCGGTGGCTATGCGGCTCTTGCCGCTGTGATTATACTTGGTCCAAGAATCGGAAAATTCAGAGATGGAGAGCCAGTAGCTATACCGGGTCACAACCTTGCATATGCGTTCCTTGGGACCCTGATACTTGCTTTTGGTTGGATTGGATTCAACGGCGGAAGTACACTTGATGCTACTGATGCCTATATGAACCTGGTTATAGTAAACACTTTCATAGCGGCTGCTGCGGGTGCTGTATCCGCCATGCTGGTTACATGGGTTAAAACCGGTAAACCAGATCCATCACTTACTGCTAACGGTCTTCTGGCAGGTCTGGTTGCAATAACCGCTCCATGCGGTTCTGTGGAAAACTGGGCTGCACTGATTATCGGGACTATAGGTGGAATTATTGTATATGCAGGTGTTATGTTCAATGAGAATGTCCTGAAAGTGGACGATCCTGTAGGTGCGATTTCTGTACATGGATACAGCGGCAGCTGGGGACTTCTTTCGGTAGGTATATTTTCGGTGGGTCTTGGTAACGGTATATTGGAAGATGCCGTATATGCAGCCAGTGTCCCCGGACTTATTTATGGAGGTGTCAGTCAGTTCCTGATTCAACTGGTCGGTGTCATTGTAAACATCATATGGGCTTTTGGTGCATCATTTTTCATCTTCAAAATTATCGATGTCATTATAGGTACAAGGGTTTCTGAAGAGGACGAAATCACAGGTCTGGATACAGTTGAACACGGAATTGAAGCATATCCTGAACATTTTACAACTGAAAGTGAGTGA
- a CDS encoding P-II family nitrogen regulator — MKKIEAIVRPTKVDHVKTELEDAGFESLTQYDVKGRGKQKGVVQQWRGRKYCVDMLPKSKIEMVVSDDDVNTVIDIIQKTASTGEIGDGKIFVSPVESVVRIRTNERDGDAL; from the coding sequence ATGAAAAAAATAGAAGCTATCGTAAGACCGACCAAGGTTGACCATGTAAAAACAGAACTTGAGGATGCAGGGTTTGAAAGTCTTACACAATATGATGTTAAAGGCAGAGGTAAACAAAAAGGTGTTGTACAGCAGTGGAGGGGCAGGAAATACTGTGTAGATATGCTGCCAAAATCCAAAATCGAGATGGTTGTCTCTGACGATGATGTGAATACTGTAATAGATATTATTCAGAAAACTGCTTCAACAGGTGAAATCGGAGACGGTAAGATTTTCGTCTCTCCTGTGGAATCCGTAGTGAGAATAAGGACAAATGAAAGAGATGGAGATGCTCTATAA
- a CDS encoding cupredoxin domain-containing protein → MKKLFMILAILISVFLAIGCAGNQQNGGTEDNGEDGAVETTNVIMEDIQFKPATIQISVGDTVTWTNEDSTEHTVTSDNFDSGNLEQGETFTHTFNEAGVYDYQCTIHPSMTGTVIVGDVDTGTGNTNNDGTGGY, encoded by the coding sequence ATGAAGAAACTATTTATGATTTTAGCAATACTAATCAGTGTATTCTTAGCTATAGGATGTGCCGGTAATCAACAAAATGGTGGCACAGAGGATAATGGTGAAGATGGAGCTGTGGAAACTACCAATGTAATCATGGAAGATATTCAGTTCAAACCAGCTACTATACAAATATCAGTCGGTGACACTGTTACATGGACAAATGAAGACTCTACAGAACATACAGTAACATCTGATAATTTTGATTCCGGAAACCTGGAGCAAGGGGAAACATTCACACATACTTTTAATGAAGCCGGAGTCTATGATTATCAATGTACTATCCATCCGTCCATGACAGGTACAGTTATCGTAGGTGATGTTGATACAGGCACAGGGAATACAAACAATGATGGTACAGGAGGATACTGA
- the ftsA gene encoding coenzyme F390 synthetase — protein MSNIEYTNQEIEMMSRNELDELVDERIKYTVNYAYKNSPFYRKWFDKNSINPSDIQSHEDLLHLPIISGDTIRHNQPPETNSFEFKSVGWEDVFTVHETSGTSGVPKSFFLTWKDWERFAEKYKRTFISQGFGPGDRVVVCASYGMNVGANTMTLAARDIGMSIIPEGKCTFPVRVITSYEPTGIVGNVFKLLRLANRMKKEGLEPSESSIERLVVGGESFAEEARDYLSEIWGCNVFNTYGSTEGTMCGECSEINGLHVPEDLVHLDVYDPNMKEFVNDGDCGRSVLTTLLPVGAKCGTLLINYDTEDTTVVRTRQKCSCGRTHMKIDNPQREAETFWVRGTPFNRVDIERGVFQRENMEYLTGEYESFLYSGNNEDETIMRVSLECIDPKKCDYEVVKENFLKSFFHHKPALEQAYLDVSFSIIFNFTGPGKLEFYRMKGRPKRVVDRR, from the coding sequence ATGAGTAATATAGAATATACCAACCAGGAAATTGAAATGATGAGTCGGAATGAGTTGGATGAACTTGTGGATGAACGTATTAAATACACTGTTAACTATGCCTACAAGAATTCCCCATTTTACAGGAAATGGTTTGACAAAAACAGTATTAACCCTTCAGACATCCAGTCTCATGAAGACCTTTTACATCTGCCAATTATATCGGGAGATACTATCCGCCATAACCAGCCGCCTGAAACAAATTCTTTTGAGTTTAAAAGCGTGGGTTGGGAAGATGTTTTTACAGTACATGAAACAAGTGGAACAAGCGGTGTACCCAAATCCTTCTTTCTAACATGGAAAGACTGGGAGAGATTTGCTGAAAAATATAAAAGAACTTTTATATCACAGGGTTTTGGACCCGGTGACAGGGTTGTGGTGTGTGCATCCTATGGGATGAACGTGGGTGCAAACACAATGACTCTTGCAGCACGTGATATAGGCATGTCCATAATTCCAGAAGGTAAATGTACATTTCCAGTGCGTGTAATAACATCCTACGAACCTACAGGTATAGTGGGTAATGTCTTCAAATTATTAAGACTTGCCAACCGGATGAAAAAAGAAGGTTTGGAACCTTCTGAATCCAGTATAGAACGACTGGTAGTAGGTGGTGAAAGTTTTGCAGAAGAAGCAAGAGATTACCTTTCAGAAATATGGGGATGTAATGTGTTCAATACCTATGGCAGTACAGAAGGCACCATGTGTGGCGAATGCAGCGAAATAAACGGGCTTCATGTACCTGAAGACCTTGTTCATCTGGATGTATACGACCCCAATATGAAAGAGTTTGTAAATGATGGAGATTGTGGAAGGAGTGTGCTTACAACGCTGTTGCCAGTGGGTGCAAAATGCGGAACTTTGCTTATTAATTATGATACTGAAGATACGACTGTAGTACGCACAAGGCAAAAATGTTCATGCGGAAGAACTCATATGAAAATTGACAATCCACAGCGTGAAGCTGAAACATTCTGGGTTCGTGGAACTCCTTTCAATCGTGTAGATATTGAACGAGGGGTTTTCCAGAGAGAAAATATGGAATATCTTACTGGCGAATATGAATCCTTCCTGTACAGCGGAAATAATGAGGACGAAACAATTATGAGGGTTAGTCTTGAATGCATTGACCCAAAAAAATGCGATTATGAAGTAGTTAAGGAAAATTTCCTGAAATCATTTTTCCATCACAAACCCGCTCTGGAGCAGGCATATTTGGATGTATCATTCAGTATTATATTTAATTTTACAGGTCCCGGAAAACTGGAATTTTACCGTATGAAAGGCAGACCGAAACGTGTGGTGGATAGAAGGTAA